One part of the Sphingobacterium sp. LZ7M1 genome encodes these proteins:
- a CDS encoding RagB/SusD family nutrient uptake outer membrane protein has translation MKKRIFTISIISSLLLASCSKIDDFLNEPPSKTSELEIKTFDQLNQLLNNYSEVFAQDLNMTAVFSSDDYFLSTAIYDADPSVISITAVKYGLWDSNFLPTNTGDDFWTAEYKKIFYANTVLTYLDQVSGGTTEQKNNIKAEAHFIRAYSLWQLANTYCLPYTEANANELGLPIKLTISFEENSERQSLANTYAQIESDLAEALKINTPLVQSGRAVHWRANKTAVNAFAARYWLNRNDYAKSLQYANDALSGYSILVDYNSQMRFGIPKTVTLDAGTANQKSFTIQYPYTHNNQVEYTDMIGWKEFLYFRMLSNPSYWYVPSPELLALYDQKNDLRYKYNIVKGYSYDRGMLKPSYDYPGYVFFYKDRIPSGPTVAEMLLTKSEAQAHLGNAAAAMETLNTLRSKRMLAGPWVNLTASNKEDAIKKVSDERRREMPFSQRWIDVRRYNHNEISSDDIIMKKSFYPYNNSVVNNDQPKQDYTLSKDSRRWAAPIPVSDIEASNGKIEQNKY, from the coding sequence ATGAAAAAAAGAATATTTACGATATCGATCATATCTTCCCTGTTATTAGCTTCATGTAGTAAAATTGATGATTTCTTAAATGAACCTCCAAGCAAAACCTCGGAATTGGAAATCAAGACCTTTGATCAGTTGAACCAGTTGTTAAATAACTATAGCGAGGTATTTGCCCAAGATTTAAACATGACTGCGGTCTTTAGTTCTGATGATTATTTTCTTAGTACGGCCATTTATGATGCCGATCCTTCGGTTATATCCATCACAGCAGTTAAATACGGTCTTTGGGATAGCAACTTTTTGCCAACAAACACTGGTGATGATTTCTGGACAGCTGAGTATAAAAAGATTTTTTATGCTAATACTGTTTTGACCTATCTGGACCAAGTTTCGGGTGGAACTACTGAACAGAAAAACAACATAAAAGCTGAAGCTCACTTTATTAGGGCTTATAGCTTATGGCAATTGGCAAATACCTATTGTTTACCTTATACCGAGGCCAATGCAAATGAGCTCGGCTTGCCCATAAAATTGACTATCAGTTTTGAGGAAAATAGCGAACGTCAATCTTTGGCAAATACCTATGCGCAGATTGAAAGTGATCTTGCTGAGGCCTTAAAGATCAATACGCCATTGGTCCAAAGTGGGAGAGCAGTACATTGGCGAGCCAATAAGACTGCAGTAAATGCATTTGCAGCAAGGTATTGGTTGAACAGGAATGATTATGCCAAATCTCTACAATATGCTAATGATGCTCTATCGGGTTATAGTATCCTTGTCGATTATAATTCCCAAATGCGTTTTGGAATTCCTAAAACTGTAACACTGGATGCAGGTACAGCAAATCAGAAATCTTTTACGATTCAATATCCCTATACCCATAATAATCAAGTAGAATATACCGATATGATCGGATGGAAGGAGTTCCTATATTTTAGGATGCTTTCCAATCCCAGTTATTGGTATGTACCTAGTCCCGAATTATTGGCTTTATATGACCAAAAAAATGATCTACGCTATAAATACAATATCGTTAAAGGTTACTCTTATGATAGAGGGATGTTAAAGCCATCCTATGATTATCCTGGCTATGTATTTTTTTATAAAGATCGAATTCCCTCAGGACCAACTGTTGCGGAGATGCTCTTAACAAAATCGGAAGCCCAAGCCCATTTAGGAAATGCAGCTGCTGCCATGGAAACATTAAATACTTTACGTTCTAAAAGAATGCTTGCGGGACCTTGGGTCAATTTAACAGCTTCAAATAAGGAAGATGCCATTAAAAAGGTTTCTGATGAAAGAAGACGTGAAATGCCTTTTTCCCAAAGATGGATTGATGTCCGTCGATATAATCATAATGAGATTTCCTCAGATGATATCATTATGAAAAAATCCTTCTATCCGTATAATAACTCAGTTGTCAATAATGATCAGCCTAAACAGGATTATACGTTATCCAAGGACTCAAGACGTTGGGCAGCTCCAATTCCGGTTTCGGATATAGAAGCTAGTAATGGAAAAATTGAACAGAATAAATACTAG
- a CDS encoding SusC/RagA family TonB-linked outer membrane protein has protein sequence MKLTIFLFLFSMLGVMAKSNAQKVNLDLKNATFKKAFLELTKQTGYIFVFEDGVINPDWKINLKVSNKDFSEVMPELLENKPLQFKRSGKSISISLKPVSQVNPSRAPQVSESQEQGTITGQVLNEKGEKLIGATIINLRTQKNYSTDAQGSFTIDDAQATDILEISYLGYEKRQLQLDGKSFYSVLLTPKPESIGEVTVVNTGFQTISKERSTGSYGTVSKAQLEKPSTNISQRLIGTVPGMQARSVDDKGNPKLEIRGQSSLMANASPLVVVDGFPIQGDFSSINPNDVESVTVLKDAAAGSVWGARSANGVIVVTTKSANKNAPLKVELNVFTKISPKLDLSYVRPLASSSETVDYEMKAYENWRALPDPFSFYDVGYDWGTASILMNEANYGFITTAERDAQLAQLKTLDNKKQITDHLLDNPAATQYNFSISGGSERMTNYLSLMHESNQSNFKETNGKKYLINFRNITSITKWWDLTLGANYLFNKDHNSGVTLEDLNSWSPYDMLINPDGSYTNVHKYYAPILDREVPTASFPYADWTYNPILEIANRNLSIENTQARFQGAMNFKLLKGLSAELRGQYEYGTANTRNLFNENSFEVRKSVNESTTWDPSVEPNLFIMNLPKGGILKQKRVRTDLYNVRGQLRYNRDFGPDHELDALAGMEFQSLTAESVENPPAYGYNEETMSVGTFPNGPGGPSNPILDYLGQEITFPYLNVFGYTTQRLFSAYGNAAYTYKQKYILSGSYRFDASNLITDDPKYRYAPFFSVGGMWHLYKEGFMENVDWIDRLTTRLTYGKLGNYDPSTTFRPLITPSQSPDLYINALIAGFASYGNPTLRWEQTSNWDFGIDFSFFEHKLFGKVDLYKKSGKDLLAELSIPSIHGTFIQKLNNAAMVNKGIEIDLGTSQNFGDQVQWTGNLNFAYNKNEITDLFVVNYNAFQMPLGGSAAYVKGYDANTAWRWQYSGVVDNQPTRIGPDGEPFPLSSFPEGNPLTYLRNMGTMVAPYTLGFMNSFKYKNFDFSFIFTGKFGHVFQTLGFNYPPNWVSRVLPNSKLSEVNTADPSKMVPLPLNKDDSEYYIWSYVTSSMDYLIQSASHVRLQEIYLGYHFPETLTKRIGINNVLLYAQGNNLFSIYSNKAGEDPEFPMGGMRLMPSYTFGLKFDF, from the coding sequence ATGAAACTGACCATTTTTCTATTTTTATTTTCCATGCTAGGGGTCATGGCGAAATCTAATGCACAGAAAGTCAATTTGGACCTCAAAAATGCCACCTTCAAGAAAGCATTTTTAGAACTTACCAAACAGACTGGCTATATCTTTGTGTTTGAGGATGGCGTAATAAATCCGGATTGGAAAATTAACCTAAAAGTTTCGAACAAGGATTTTTCAGAGGTAATGCCTGAGTTACTTGAGAATAAGCCTCTGCAATTTAAGAGAAGTGGAAAATCCATTTCAATTTCATTAAAGCCAGTAAGCCAAGTCAATCCTTCAAGAGCTCCACAGGTCAGTGAAAGCCAAGAGCAAGGGACCATTACTGGTCAGGTTTTAAATGAAAAAGGAGAAAAGCTGATTGGGGCAACCATCATTAATCTTCGTACACAGAAAAACTATTCTACGGATGCGCAGGGTAGTTTTACCATCGATGATGCGCAAGCGACAGATATTTTGGAAATATCGTATTTGGGATATGAAAAAAGGCAGCTTCAATTGGATGGGAAATCATTCTATTCTGTGCTACTGACTCCCAAGCCTGAAAGCATCGGTGAGGTGACGGTTGTCAATACTGGTTTTCAAACTATTTCTAAAGAAAGGTCCACAGGCTCATATGGTACCGTATCCAAGGCTCAATTGGAGAAACCTTCTACCAATATTTCGCAACGGTTGATCGGGACAGTACCTGGAATGCAAGCTAGGTCTGTAGATGATAAAGGAAATCCTAAACTCGAGATCCGTGGCCAATCCAGCTTGATGGCCAATGCATCCCCATTGGTTGTTGTGGATGGTTTTCCTATCCAAGGTGATTTCTCCTCCATCAATCCCAATGATGTTGAATCCGTTACTGTTTTGAAGGATGCCGCAGCAGGCTCAGTTTGGGGAGCTCGTTCTGCAAATGGGGTTATTGTTGTCACGACTAAAAGTGCCAATAAAAATGCTCCATTAAAGGTGGAATTAAATGTATTCACTAAAATCTCACCCAAACTGGATTTAAGCTATGTTCGTCCACTGGCTTCCTCTTCTGAAACGGTAGATTATGAAATGAAAGCCTATGAAAATTGGCGTGCCCTACCTGATCCATTTTCTTTTTATGATGTAGGCTATGATTGGGGAACAGCATCCATATTGATGAATGAAGCTAATTATGGGTTTATAACAACGGCTGAGCGTGATGCACAATTGGCTCAATTGAAAACTTTGGACAATAAGAAGCAGATCACTGATCATTTGCTTGACAATCCAGCGGCTACCCAATACAATTTCTCCATTTCCGGTGGCTCTGAAAGGATGACCAATTATCTATCCCTGATGCATGAAAGTAACCAGTCAAACTTTAAAGAAACCAATGGTAAAAAATATTTGATCAACTTTAGGAATATTACCAGCATTACAAAATGGTGGGATTTAACCTTGGGAGCGAATTATCTGTTCAATAAAGACCATAACAGTGGAGTTACCTTGGAAGATCTGAATAGCTGGTCACCTTATGATATGTTGATCAATCCTGATGGCTCCTATACAAATGTCCATAAATATTATGCACCTATTCTAGATCGAGAAGTTCCTACTGCTTCATTTCCTTATGCTGACTGGACCTATAACCCGATATTAGAAATTGCAAACAGAAACCTCAGTATAGAAAATACACAGGCTAGATTTCAAGGGGCCATGAATTTTAAATTGTTAAAAGGCTTATCTGCAGAATTAAGAGGTCAATATGAATATGGAACAGCCAATACCCGAAATCTGTTCAATGAAAACAGTTTTGAAGTCAGAAAGTCTGTAAACGAATCGACGACTTGGGATCCATCCGTGGAACCCAACCTCTTTATAATGAACCTTCCAAAAGGTGGCATTTTAAAGCAAAAACGAGTACGTACAGATTTATATAATGTAAGAGGGCAATTAAGGTATAACCGCGATTTTGGTCCCGATCATGAGCTTGATGCCTTAGCGGGTATGGAATTCCAAAGCTTAACAGCGGAGTCTGTTGAAAATCCACCTGCCTATGGGTATAATGAAGAAACCATGTCTGTAGGGACTTTTCCAAATGGCCCTGGAGGACCATCTAATCCTATCCTAGATTATTTGGGACAGGAAATTACGTTTCCATACCTTAATGTTTTTGGATACACGACACAGCGCCTATTCTCTGCTTACGGGAATGCTGCATACACTTATAAACAGAAATATATCCTTTCCGGAAGTTACCGTTTTGATGCATCCAATTTAATTACTGATGATCCTAAATATCGTTATGCCCCATTCTTTTCCGTTGGGGGAATGTGGCATCTCTATAAAGAAGGGTTCATGGAAAATGTGGATTGGATAGACCGGTTAACAACCCGATTGACCTATGGAAAGTTAGGCAATTATGATCCATCTACCACATTCAGGCCCTTGATTACACCAAGCCAGTCTCCCGATCTATATATCAATGCACTGATTGCTGGATTTGCAAGTTACGGTAATCCAACCCTTAGATGGGAGCAGACCAGTAATTGGGATTTCGGAATAGACTTTTCATTTTTTGAACACAAACTATTTGGTAAGGTAGACCTCTATAAAAAATCTGGTAAAGACCTTTTGGCCGAATTGTCCATTCCTTCTATCCATGGTACGTTTATCCAGAAACTGAACAATGCGGCAATGGTCAATAAAGGTATTGAAATAGATCTTGGTACTTCGCAGAATTTTGGCGACCAAGTACAGTGGACTGGAAACTTAAATTTCGCTTATAATAAAAATGAGATCACGGATTTATTTGTTGTGAATTACAATGCATTCCAAATGCCTTTGGGCGGTTCTGCTGCTTATGTAAAAGGCTATGATGCCAATACGGCATGGCGATGGCAATATTCTGGTGTCGTCGATAATCAACCGACCCGAATTGGCCCTGATGGTGAACCCTTCCCATTATCTTCTTTTCCTGAAGGCAATCCATTAACCTATTTGAGAAATATGGGTACCATGGTTGCACCATATACCCTTGGCTTTATGAACTCCTTCAAGTATAAGAACTTTGATTTCTCCTTTATTTTCACTGGTAAATTTGGGCATGTATTTCAAACGCTAGGATTCAATTATCCGCCAAACTGGGTTTCTAGAGTGCTTCCGAATTCAAAATTATCGGAAGTGAATACTGCAGATCCAAGCAAGATGGTCCCTTTGCCGTTGAATAAAGATGATTCGGAATATTATATCTGGAGCTATGTGACCAGTTCAATGGATTATCTGATCCAATCAGCATCGCATGTGCGACTTCAAGAAATCTATTTAGGATATCATTTTCCAGAAACCTTGACCAAAAGAATTGGGATCAACAACGTACTGTTGTATGCACAGGGGAACAATCTATTCAGCATCTATTCCAACAAGGCTGGAGAAGACCCAGAATTCCCAATGGGCGGAATGCGTTTGATGCCTAGCTATACCTTCGGGTTGAAGTTTGACTTTTAA
- a CDS encoding hydrolase, whose translation MTSKNPTPAKSLLTPDNHALVLIDHEGQMAFATSSIPMMQLRAHVALLAGGSKIFNVPTIVTTVAEETFSGPVFPEIEDVYPQATHPYIDRTTMNTWEDQNAHDAIVATGKKRLVLAGLWTSVCIAMPALSAIEEGYEVYVVTDACGDIKPEAHSMSLIRMQQAGVIPITAVQYVLELQRDWARQETYEPVNNLIKQRAGSYGLGVHYAKHMLNKNN comes from the coding sequence ATGACATCCAAAAATCCAACCCCAGCAAAATCACTTCTGACACCAGACAACCATGCTTTAGTGTTGATCGACCATGAAGGACAAATGGCTTTTGCAACCTCATCCATCCCCATGATGCAGTTGCGCGCCCATGTAGCCTTGCTAGCCGGAGGATCTAAAATCTTCAATGTCCCTACCATCGTAACTACAGTAGCCGAAGAAACGTTCTCGGGACCCGTATTCCCTGAGATCGAAGATGTATATCCGCAAGCAACCCATCCTTATATCGACCGTACCACAATGAACACTTGGGAAGACCAAAATGCCCATGACGCCATCGTAGCCACAGGAAAGAAAAGATTGGTATTGGCTGGTCTGTGGACCAGTGTATGTATTGCGATGCCAGCACTTTCGGCAATTGAAGAAGGTTATGAAGTATATGTCGTTACTGATGCCTGTGGTGACATTAAACCTGAGGCCCATAGCATGTCCTTAATCCGCATGCAACAAGCTGGTGTAATTCCGATCACTGCTGTTCAATATGTATTGGAACTACAGAGAGATTGGGCACGTCAAGAAACTTACGAACCTGTAAACAACTTAATCAAGCAAAGAGCAGGATCATACGGTTTAGGTGTGCACTATGCGAAACACATGCTTAATAAAAACAATTAA
- a CDS encoding RNA polymerase sigma factor, whose product MVDQGNKDERELLLQLQAGNRTAFEKLYHRYAEKLTIKLLQLVKSEDLAQDLLQDIFLKIWQIRTELKEEKSFGALLYTMATNQSRNAFRSSIREQNRISQLNTGEFYSHVEENLQFEETNKLFEEALSALTPRQREVYVLHKLEGKSYKEISEELQISHSAINQHLQIANKQIRLFLQSRFPQLLLFLVPFVSSNYFR is encoded by the coding sequence ATGGTCGATCAAGGCAATAAAGACGAAAGAGAATTGCTTTTGCAATTGCAAGCTGGAAATCGTACTGCTTTTGAAAAACTATACCATAGGTACGCTGAAAAACTTACGATAAAACTCCTGCAACTCGTGAAATCGGAAGATCTTGCCCAAGATCTATTACAGGATATCTTTCTTAAAATTTGGCAGATCAGAACAGAATTAAAGGAAGAAAAATCTTTTGGAGCCTTGCTCTATACCATGGCGACCAATCAATCGCGAAACGCATTTAGGAGTTCAATTCGAGAACAGAATCGTATTTCTCAACTAAATACGGGAGAATTCTACTCGCACGTGGAGGAGAACTTACAGTTTGAAGAAACGAATAAACTATTTGAAGAAGCGCTATCTGCTTTGACACCTAGACAAAGAGAAGTATATGTACTCCATAAACTGGAAGGTAAAAGCTATAAAGAAATAAGTGAAGAACTTCAGATCAGCCATTCCGCCATCAATCAACATTTGCAGATCGCTAATAAGCAGATCCGATTATTCCTTCAAAGTAGGTTTCCTCAGCTACTTTTGTTCTTGGTTCCCTTTGTCTCAAGCAATTATTTTCGCTAA
- a CDS encoding alginate export family protein, with protein sequence MTISRYIFISIISLIPVFGFSQQQDSIERSNKINFKQGGDIRVQYFHFNNQNWKKGNDSDYLLTRFLWNASLNVGASHQFKVEFQSGLANGIPKPVSPVDENVLDLHQAYYKYSHKINNSNKISATIGRQELQYGSQRIISVREGPNNRQSFDAIKVKYEQNDLSIDAFLSTYVQAKTGFFNDRFLNQNNVLWGIYAVKHHVPVIQNFDLYYLGIHRKKEVINLHSYETKKHSLGLRIWEGTSNFTYDLEALLQWGKANSGEQINSSTASAHITYKFAELDWKPILGLKAQYISGDKDSTDQTLNTFDPIYPKGAYFGLSPIIGPKNLTNIHLYSKINPIKDLTVSLEYIYFWRNSSEDAVYDVGGNPLIKSLNQESRNIGSQFQVSPQYHLKEKLVLMGDFAYFKTDQFLQESDAVDLFSAALGIQYSF encoded by the coding sequence ATGACTATTAGCAGATATATTTTTATTTCAATCATATCATTAATTCCAGTTTTTGGTTTTTCCCAACAGCAAGATTCCATAGAACGATCAAACAAAATCAATTTCAAACAGGGAGGAGATATCCGCGTGCAATATTTTCATTTCAACAATCAAAATTGGAAAAAGGGAAATGATTCCGATTACTTATTGACTCGATTTTTATGGAATGCATCCTTAAATGTAGGTGCATCCCATCAATTCAAGGTTGAGTTCCAAAGTGGATTGGCAAATGGAATACCTAAACCGGTGTCCCCCGTCGATGAAAATGTTTTGGATCTACATCAAGCGTATTATAAATATTCCCATAAAATCAATAACTCGAATAAGATTTCAGCGACGATAGGAAGACAGGAACTTCAATATGGTTCACAAAGGATTATTTCTGTTCGGGAAGGACCTAACAACAGGCAATCATTTGATGCCATCAAGGTTAAATATGAACAAAATGACCTGTCGATTGATGCTTTTCTTTCCACATACGTTCAAGCCAAGACCGGTTTCTTTAATGATAGATTCTTAAATCAGAACAATGTGCTATGGGGAATATATGCTGTTAAGCATCATGTTCCTGTGATCCAGAATTTTGACCTTTACTATTTAGGTATCCATAGAAAAAAGGAAGTTATCAACCTACATAGTTATGAAACCAAGAAGCACTCTTTAGGGCTTCGAATTTGGGAAGGCACCTCAAACTTCACTTATGATCTAGAAGCACTCCTACAATGGGGAAAGGCTAATTCAGGGGAACAGATCAACTCCTCTACGGCCTCAGCTCATATCACGTATAAGTTTGCGGAATTAGATTGGAAACCAATTTTAGGCTTAAAAGCGCAATACATCAGCGGAGACAAGGATTCAACAGATCAAACGCTGAATACCTTCGATCCTATCTATCCAAAAGGAGCCTATTTTGGATTAAGTCCGATCATCGGTCCTAAAAACTTAACCAACATCCATCTTTACAGCAAAATCAATCCTATCAAGGACCTTACAGTTTCCTTAGAATACATCTATTTCTGGAGGAACTCGAGTGAAGATGCCGTATATGATGTAGGCGGAAATCCCTTGATAAAAAGCCTAAATCAGGAATCAAGAAACATTGGTAGCCAGTTTCAGGTCAGCCCTCAGTATCACCTCAAAGAAAAGCTTGTTCTCATGGGTGACTTTGCCTATTTCAAAACCGATCAATTCTTACAGGAATCGGATGCTGTAGACCTGTTCTCAGCTGCATTGGGAATTCAATATTCATTTTAG
- a CDS encoding DUF3748 domain-containing protein yields the protein MYKIETLTQSDRGHTLHHNSVFNFNNEWIVFDARNDDTKIGECTEIGMVNVNSKEERIIYQTKNPSQYGPGVGAASFHPHENLVIFIHGLPDANAEKPYAMTRRFGMMVELGHEINAYPADSRDIQKPFSKGSLRGGTHSHCWSPNGDMVSFTYNDEFIEPDLRTVGVMFQKGPVEKVEPIPGNIQGTYFSSLLAQVVPKAIPGSDQIVKAFDECWLNDNVLAFQGNTLNKEGKQITEIYTVEINRDLLLKDSVNDENILDYPKVPQDIEAVRITRSEKGLSNLRHWLRASPDGGAIFALAKDNQDKNQIIQCEIPSGKMIYLSDFDFSVASAINLDPKGERITFIAKNNVYLFHLKQSKLVKLTDFTEEDLPVQGIPNFSRNGRIIAFNQFVENNGKLNQQIKLIYLK from the coding sequence ATGTATAAAATTGAAACGCTTACCCAATCCGATCGAGGACATACCCTTCACCATAATTCCGTTTTCAACTTCAATAATGAATGGATCGTTTTCGACGCAAGGAACGACGATACTAAAATTGGAGAATGTACCGAAATTGGAATGGTCAATGTTAACTCCAAGGAAGAAAGAATCATATACCAGACCAAGAACCCAAGCCAATATGGTCCAGGAGTAGGAGCAGCATCTTTTCACCCGCATGAAAACCTTGTGATCTTTATCCATGGCTTACCTGATGCCAATGCTGAAAAACCTTACGCAATGACCCGCCGTTTTGGAATGATGGTCGAACTTGGTCATGAGATCAATGCCTATCCAGCAGACTCAAGGGATATCCAAAAGCCGTTTTCAAAAGGAAGCTTAAGGGGTGGAACGCATTCGCATTGCTGGAGTCCCAACGGTGACATGGTTAGTTTCACCTATAATGACGAGTTTATTGAACCTGATTTAAGGACCGTTGGAGTAATGTTTCAAAAGGGTCCTGTAGAAAAAGTTGAACCTATTCCTGGAAATATACAAGGAACCTATTTTTCCAGCCTTTTAGCTCAGGTGGTACCAAAGGCCATCCCAGGCTCGGATCAAATCGTAAAAGCATTTGATGAATGTTGGTTAAATGATAATGTCTTGGCTTTTCAAGGTAATACGTTAAATAAGGAAGGTAAGCAGATAACCGAAATCTATACCGTTGAAATTAATAGGGATTTATTGCTCAAGGATTCTGTTAATGATGAAAACATTTTGGATTATCCAAAAGTACCTCAGGATATAGAAGCTGTTAGGATCACGAGATCGGAGAAAGGCTTGTCAAATTTAAGGCATTGGCTAAGAGCAAGTCCAGATGGAGGAGCCATTTTTGCATTGGCCAAAGATAATCAGGATAAAAACCAAATCATACAATGTGAAATTCCTTCTGGGAAAATGATCTATCTTAGCGATTTTGATTTTTCAGTTGCATCAGCTATCAATCTTGACCCAAAAGGAGAGCGGATTACTTTTATTGCCAAAAATAATGTTTACCTCTTCCATTTGAAACAGTCCAAATTGGTTAAACTCACCGATTTCACTGAAGAGGACCTTCCTGTTCAAGGAATCCCTAACTTCTCTAGGAATGGTCGCATCATCGCATTTAATCAATTTGTGGAGAACAACGGGAAACTGAATCAACAGATCAAATTGATTTACCTAAAATAG
- a CDS encoding FecR family protein codes for MEKNEQYRVLFHKYINDTLDKDELDLLTSMIDSEEYEEEMDACFREYFQLSDNNKDQENLKIKSVPIVEETWKQLNLKINEEHRVIEFPKHRISPVLKYAAAVLLLMSISTVWYYIYNKAKVTSQEQVASADIFPGTNRATLTLSNGNAIALSEGQEGLVVGADQMTYADGTTIMKTPEVQLATISTPRSGQYQVTLPDGSKAWLNAASSINYPTQFIGENRQVKITGEVYFEITKNPKKPFIVQSNNQFVKVLGTSFNINAYGDKGQVITTLVEGSVQVSSDQNNAVVKIKPGQQAILSSNGELQTRVVDTDEYASWKDGLYMINNLSLEDFGKKIERWYDVEVDMGPFKEQKLSATIRRDVKLNEVLEAIELNTKIKFKVKDRKVTAYK; via the coding sequence ATGGAAAAGAATGAACAATATCGCGTTTTGTTCCATAAGTATATTAACGATACTTTGGATAAGGATGAACTAGACCTGTTGACTTCCATGATTGACTCAGAAGAATATGAAGAGGAAATGGATGCTTGTTTTCGGGAATATTTCCAGTTATCCGACAATAATAAGGATCAGGAAAACCTGAAGATCAAATCTGTTCCAATTGTAGAAGAAACCTGGAAGCAATTGAACCTAAAAATCAATGAAGAACATCGTGTCATAGAATTTCCTAAGCACCGAATTTCACCAGTTTTGAAATATGCTGCTGCCGTACTATTACTGATGAGCATTTCAACGGTTTGGTACTATATATACAATAAAGCTAAAGTAACATCGCAGGAACAGGTTGCCTCAGCAGATATCTTCCCAGGAACCAATCGCGCAACTTTAACCCTTTCCAATGGAAATGCCATTGCATTAAGTGAGGGGCAGGAAGGACTTGTAGTCGGAGCAGATCAAATGACCTATGCAGATGGGACAACCATTATGAAAACTCCGGAAGTGCAGTTGGCAACCATTAGCACCCCGCGGTCAGGTCAATATCAAGTGACCTTGCCTGATGGCTCTAAAGCTTGGTTAAATGCTGCTTCATCCATTAATTACCCTACTCAATTTATTGGAGAAAACAGACAGGTAAAAATTACGGGTGAAGTATATTTTGAAATTACGAAAAACCCAAAGAAACCATTTATCGTTCAATCTAATAATCAATTCGTAAAAGTTTTGGGAACCTCCTTTAATATCAATGCTTATGGTGATAAAGGGCAGGTGATTACTACTTTGGTTGAAGGTAGTGTGCAGGTGAGCTCGGATCAGAACAATGCGGTTGTTAAGATTAAACCAGGTCAACAAGCTATTCTTTCAAGTAATGGAGAATTGCAAACCAGAGTAGTTGATACAGATGAGTATGCTTCCTGGAAGGATGGTCTCTACATGATCAATAACCTAAGTCTGGAAGATTTTGGAAAGAAAATCGAGCGATGGTATGATGTTGAAGTAGATATGGGACCTTTTAAAGAACAAAAACTCTCGGCTACCATCAGAAGGGACGTGAAGTTAAATGAAGTTTTAGAAGCAATAGAATTAAATACCAAGATTAAATTTAAAGTAAAAGACAGGAAAGTAACTGCATATAAATAG